One window of Marinomonas primoryensis genomic DNA carries:
- a CDS encoding TonB-dependent siderophore receptor, protein MKKKSTLPLTLKQNHYAKTALFCCSIITPIIGYADTEGETEAFRLSPIIVNDQILADDDSNSVVAKELWGGGKVATSILDTPASVSVITEKEIQQRNASTTEEVLEYTPGTVTGYYSTDDRNDYFQIRGFSATTYRDGLTLGSMRGIREDAYAFERVEVIRGANSTLFGPADPGGSINFVSKQPKFDEFGNAYVTYGSNDHKEVGIDVGNTLNENETLAYRLTGKVKDSDREYDYSKDDSQFIMGGLSWEPNDDTRANLIVDYLKTDSSPNSGGYPAGKEYDSSILYGEPDYNSHDVERTNISAHITHNLDNNFKVISNLRYSDAEDSFGYLYLSKYSSDTSGTTMGRDYYGQNSKLEQFNGNLLGQYDISFDRLDSSTVFGIEYQDSTTDSTSYYGSASSIDIDNPVYSGAPTNIPVYGNTQSDYQTKALLIQQNFALDDKYILTLGARHDDIDVDQLNYLTETKSSNDFSEDTFRSAFTYKLSDEVSAYISQVESVAPPSATSTKIVRGEQLEIGAKYSPNNMNALFSVAIYDLEKSNVETASFQSSGIVREVIGKNQVKGIDLEARAELTESLSISGGYSYMEPKITEDDNYEGNTISYTPKHSASVWGHYTLPRQDMSVGLGARYIGSYYFSNSNDAKSEAAVIVDASFGYDMTKATQLSMNISNLFGKEYVAGMDRFL, encoded by the coding sequence ATGAAGAAAAAAAGCACCCTGCCTTTAACACTAAAGCAAAACCACTATGCCAAGACCGCGCTTTTCTGCTGCTCAATCATAACGCCTATCATTGGCTACGCAGACACAGAAGGAGAAACCGAAGCGTTTCGACTGTCTCCAATTATCGTTAACGATCAAATATTAGCGGACGACGATTCCAACTCCGTCGTTGCCAAAGAGCTCTGGGGCGGCGGCAAAGTCGCCACCAGTATTTTGGACACGCCCGCTTCTGTGTCAGTGATCACAGAAAAAGAAATCCAACAGCGCAACGCCAGCACAACAGAAGAAGTCCTTGAATACACACCGGGCACCGTGACGGGTTACTACAGTACAGATGACCGAAATGACTACTTCCAAATTCGCGGTTTTAGTGCCACAACCTATCGTGATGGACTAACGCTTGGCTCTATGAGGGGCATTAGAGAAGACGCTTATGCTTTCGAACGCGTTGAGGTAATTCGCGGTGCGAACTCCACTTTGTTTGGTCCTGCAGACCCAGGTGGATCCATCAACTTTGTCAGTAAACAGCCAAAATTTGATGAATTCGGAAATGCCTACGTCACCTATGGCTCCAACGATCACAAAGAAGTTGGCATCGATGTTGGCAATACACTAAATGAAAACGAAACACTGGCGTATCGATTAACAGGCAAAGTGAAAGACAGCGACCGAGAATACGATTATTCGAAAGACGATTCGCAATTTATTATGGGCGGCCTTTCTTGGGAACCTAATGACGATACCAGAGCTAACTTGATCGTTGACTATCTAAAAACCGATTCCTCACCGAACAGCGGCGGTTACCCTGCGGGCAAAGAATACGACAGCAGCATACTCTATGGCGAACCGGATTATAATTCCCATGATGTGGAGCGCACCAATATCAGTGCACACATTACCCACAACCTTGATAACAACTTCAAAGTCATTTCGAATTTAAGATACAGTGATGCCGAAGACAGTTTTGGTTATTTGTACTTAAGTAAATATTCTTCAGACACATCTGGAACGACTATGGGTCGTGACTACTATGGCCAAAATTCCAAGCTGGAACAGTTTAATGGCAATTTACTAGGACAATACGACATAAGCTTTGATCGTCTCGACAGCAGCACAGTATTTGGCATCGAGTATCAAGATTCGACAACCGATTCCACTTCCTACTATGGAAGTGCTTCGAGCATTGATATTGATAACCCAGTTTATTCTGGTGCCCCTACAAACATACCGGTTTACGGCAACACACAAAGCGATTACCAGACGAAAGCTCTGTTGATTCAGCAAAACTTCGCACTAGATGACAAATACATCCTTACCCTTGGCGCACGACACGACGACATTGATGTTGATCAATTAAACTATTTAACAGAGACAAAATCGTCCAATGATTTTTCAGAAGACACGTTCCGCTCGGCATTCACATACAAATTAAGCGATGAAGTCTCTGCTTACATTAGCCAAGTCGAATCCGTAGCGCCACCATCGGCGACGAGTACAAAAATTGTCCGCGGTGAGCAACTTGAAATCGGAGCAAAGTATTCTCCAAACAATATGAATGCGCTATTTTCTGTTGCTATTTACGATCTTGAAAAAAGCAATGTAGAAACCGCGTCTTTCCAAAGTAGCGGTATTGTTCGTGAAGTGATTGGTAAAAACCAAGTCAAAGGTATTGATCTAGAAGCAAGAGCGGAATTAACAGAGAGCTTAAGCATCTCAGGTGGTTACTCATATATGGAGCCAAAAATCACTGAAGATGATAACTACGAGGGTAATACCATCTCATACACGCCAAAACATTCTGCTTCTGTATGGGGCCATTACACACTTCCACGTCAAGACATGTCTGTAGGGTTAGGCGCTCGTTACATCGGCTCCTACTACTTTAGCAATAGCAATGATGCCAAAAGTGAAGCCGCTGTGATCGTTGACGCCTCTTTTGGTTATGACATGACAAAAGCCACTCAACTTTCTATGAACATCAGCAATTTGTTTGGCAAAGAATACGTTGCGGGTATGGACCGCTTTTTGTAG